In one Drosophila albomicans strain 15112-1751.03 chromosome X, ASM965048v2, whole genome shotgun sequence genomic region, the following are encoded:
- the LOC117572281 gene encoding uncharacterized protein LOC117572281: MAAIVAPAAASASSGVAVMTAGVSDAASSEPNGDANGASNGREARNLAEKQRRDKLNASIQELATMVPHAAESTRRLDKTAVLRLATHGLRMEYVFGKSATRRRRKHNLKMLPSTHETPQLTDTLMQLLDSFLLTLTCNGQIVLVSGSVEQLLGHCQSDLYGQNLLQITHPDDQALLRQQLIPRDIETLFYQQQQQQQQQQPQQRQRQQQQQQHQRRHKQRRQKSRHSQSHSTSASDEEEHEEDEDEANDDDDDVELEEQQYDNDDGDGDDDDVELMDNIDAHMPHRSRTRTRTPSPETLAHWAAIDERLRADRRCFNVRLSRAATRAESTRQYEWVKIDGCFRRSDSSVTGGAAANYPIVSQLIRRSRNNNMLAVAAAAAAAAAAAASSDNSSSSSSPSLPPPCLPQHDAIAQAALHGISGNDIVLVAMGRIMRESSTNLSLLCRQPEPYQLEYRTRHLIDGSIIDCDQRIGIVAGYMKDEVRNLSPFSFMHLDDVRWVIVALRQMYDCNSDYGESCYRLLSRNGHFIYLHSKGFLEIDKSSNKVHSFLCVNTLLDEQAGKRKVQEMKNKFSTIIKADIPTQTSPDLPASRAPQQLERIVLYLIENLQKTANNGSNGIDDNIDAMDDGCCSSPASTLTLEEQAPSPAAQLALVPPAPGHVKHSISKSVDVVNVTSARNLQYQQKQQQQQQQLQQQQKQQQQQQQQQQQKVQQQQSVIRQLSCSESSTLSPASASSVDTTLDDGNNSNASPPPATGTAATATAATTVVAPRVSVLKRLMSTPIKSGGTSAAGTQGRAATAAAAGGGTGKGTGTQLKAALSSTLRSLDTQLVTMGEEARTLFQQQLRQRDAMLPRFEQQMDAIMLEHEVQKQLLVNITSEYETQVSVITNNKQKQKQSSESNSNSSNSGSNSN; this comes from the exons ATGGCAGCAATAGTCGCCCCTGCCGCTGCCTCAGCCAGCAGCGGCGTCGCAGTTATGACAGCAGGCGTCTCAGATGCGGCGTCATCGGAGCCCAATGGCGACGCCAATGGCGCCTCAAATGGTCGCGAGGCGCGCAACCTGGCCGAGAAGCAGCGACGCGACAAACTGAACGCCAGCATCCAGGAGCTGGCCACCATGGTGCCACATGCCGCGGAGTCGACGCGGCGCCTCGACAAGACCGCTGTGCTCCGGCTGGCGACGCATGGACTGCGAATGGAGTATGTGTTTGGCAAGTCGGCGACACGACGGCGTCGCAAACACAATCTCAAGATGCTGCCATCGACGCACGAGACGCCACAGCTGACGGACACACTGATGCAGTTGCTCGACAGTTTTCTGCTCACGCTCACATGCAATGGCCAAATTGTGCTCGTCTCGGGCAGCGTGGAACAGTTGCTGGGCCACTGCCAGTCGGATTTGTATGGACAGAATCTGTTGCAGATTACGCATCCCGATGATCAGGCGTTGTTACGTCAACAGCTCATACCACGTGACATCGAGACGCTTTTctaccagcaacagcagcagcagcaacaacaacaaccacagcagcgacaacgacagcagcagcagcagcagcatcaacggCGGCACAAGCAGCGACGTCAAAAGTCAAGGCATTCGCAATCGCATTCCACATCGGCCAGCGACGAGGAGGAGCACGAGGAGGATGAGGACGAAGctaacgacgacgacgacgacgtggAGCTCGAGGAACAGCAATATGACAACGacgatggtgatggtgatgacGATGATGTGGAGCTCATGGATAACATCGATGCCCACATGCCACATCGCAGTCGAACGCGAACCCGCACGCCCAGCCCCGAGACCCTCGCCCATTGGGCGGCCATCGATGAGCGTCTGCGCGCCGATCGTCGCTGCTTCAATGTGCGCCTCTCGCGGGCCGCAACGCGAGCGGAGTCGACGCGTCAGTACGAATGGGTGAAGATCGATGGCTGCTTTCGTCGCAGCGATTCATCGGTGACGGGTGGCGCCGCTGCCAATTATCCAATCGTCTCGCAACTGATAAGGCGATCGCGTAATAACAATATGCTCgctgttgccgccgccgccgccgccgcagcggctgctgcagccTCATCTGATaactcgtcgtcgtcatcgtcccCGTCGCTGCCGCCTCCCTGCCTGCCACAACACGATGCCATCGCGCAGGCCGCGCTCCATGGCATCAGTGGCAACGACATCGTCCTGGTGGCCATGGGTCGCATCATGCGCGAGAGTTCGACGAACCTCAGCCTCCTGTGCCGCCAGCCGGAGCCGTATCAGCTGGAGTATCGGACGCGGCATCTCATCGACGGCAGCATCATCGACTGTGATCAGCGCATTGGCATCGTTGCCGGCTATATGAAGGATGAG GTGCGCAACCTGAGCCCCTTCAGCTTCATGCATCTGGACGATGTGCGCTGGGTGATTGTGGCACTGCGACAAATGTACGACTGCAACAGCGACTATGGGGAGAGTTGCTATCGACTGCTGTCGAGGAACGGACACTTTATCTACCTGCATTCGAAGGGATTCCTCGAGATtgacaagagcagcaacaaggtGCATTCGTTTCTGTGCGTCAACACGCTGCTGGACGAGCAGGCCGGCAAGCGGAAGGTGCAGGAGATGAAGAACAAATTCTCGACAATCATCAAGGCCGACATACCCACGCAGACGAGTCCCGATTTGCCCGCCTCGCGGGCTCCTCAGCAGCTCGAACGGATTGTGCTCTATCTCATTGAGAATCTGCAAAAGACAGCAAACAACGGTAGCAATGGCATCGACGACAACATCGATGCCATGGACGATGGCTGCTGCAGTTCGCCAGCATCGACGCTGACCCTGGAGGAGCAGGCGCCATCGCCAGCGGCACAGTTGGCTTTGGTGCCGCCAGCGCCTGGGCATGTGAAGCATTCGATATCGAAGTCGGTGGATGTGGTGAATGTGACATCCGCACGCAATTTGCAGTaccagcaaaagcagcagcagcagcagcaacagttgcaacaacagcagaagcagcagcagcaacaacagcagcagcaacaacagaaggtgcagcaacaacagtctgTTATAAGGCAGCTGAGCTGTAGCGAGAGCTCCACATTGTCGCCGGCAAGTGCGAGCAGCGTGGATACGACTCTcgacgacggcaacaacagcaatgcaTCCCCGCCACCAGCCACAggaacagcagccacagcaacggcagcaaccaCAGTTGTGGCGCCGCGAGTCAGCGTATTGAAGCGACTGATGTCAACGCCCATCAAGTCAGGTGGAACATCAGCAGCTGGAACGCAAGGTcgagcagcgacagcggcagcggcaggaGGAGGAACGGGAAAGGGAACGGGAACACAGCTGAAGGCGGCGCTGTCGAGCACGTTGCGCAGCTTGGACACACAGCTGGTGACGATGGGCGAGGAGGCGCGCACGTTATTCCAACAACAGTTGCGGCAACGCGATGCCATGCTGCCCAGGTTCGAGCAGCAAATGGATGCCATTATGCTGGAGCATGAGGTGCAGAAGCAGTTGCTGGTGAACATAACCAGCGAGTATGAGACGCAGGTTTCGGtgataacaaacaacaagcagaaacagaaacagtcCAGTGAgagcaacagtaacagtagcaacagcggcagcaacagcaattag
- the LOC117572301 gene encoding DNA-binding protein Ewg isoform X2 → MLDDDIQSLATDDDDDELISSDGSLYDGDLNTIAVNDDVANQLAAAGPVGVAAAAAIASSKKRKRPHCFETNPSVRKRQQNRLLRKLRGIIYEFTGRVGKQAVVLVATPGKPNTSYKVFGAKPLEDVLRNLKNIVMDELDNALAQQAPPPPQEDPSLFELPGLVIDGIPTPVEKMTQAQLRAFIPLMLKYSTGRGKPGWGRESTRPPWWPKELPWANVRMDARSEDDKQKISWTHALRKIVINCYKYHGREDLLPTFADDEDKVNALISQSGDEDEDMEQLSNTPTIQTVQTVTPAVSTNSQPQQVNVVKINSAGTVITTHTAQTNTPAPTIIQSTNNQHVTTTATLPASTKIEICQAPAQQQHQQQQQQHHQQQQQQHHHHHGSNTVHIQAVTQGQPQTIQLTTASGTATATAVPTTAAAVSASAAAAAVAQQQQQQQQQQQQQQQQQQSNAAQTVTAQQIANAQVCIEPITLSDVDYTTQTVLSQNADGTVSLIQVDPNNPIITLPDGTTAQVQGVATLHQGEGGATIQTVQSLTDVNGHENMVDLTEAQDGQIFITTEDGQGYPVSVSNVISVPVSMYQSVMANMQHIQNSDGSTVCLAPMQVENGDQLETITVSPGMHQMMIQGGPGQEPQLVQVVSLKDATLLSKAMEAINSGNVKAEDTIIMEQ, encoded by the exons ATGCTCGACGATGACATCCAGAGTCTGGCAaccgatgacgatgacgacgagcTGATCAGCAGCGATGGCAGCTTATACGATGGCGATCTCAATACCATTGCGGTCAACGATGATGTGGCCAATCAACTAGCCGCTGCTGGTCCGGTGGGCGTGGCCGCCGCTGCAGCCATTGCGAGCTCGAAAAAGCGCAAGCGTCCGCATTGCTTCGAAACGAATCCATCGGTGCGCAAGCGTCAACAGAATCGCCTGCTACGCAAGCTGCGCGGCATCATCTACGAGTTCACCGGTCGTGTGGGCAAACAGGCTGTTGTGCTGGTGGCGACGCCGGGCAAACCGAATACGAGCTACAAGGTGTTCGGTGCTAAGCCGCTGGAGGATGTGCTGCGCAATCTGAAGAACATTGTGATGGACGAACTGGACAATGCGTTGGCCCAACAGGCGCCGCCGCCACCCCAAGAGGATCCGTCGCTGTTCGAGCTGCCTGGCCTGGTGATCGATGGCATTCCCACGCCGGTCGAGAAGATGACGCAGGCGCAACTGCGCGCCTTCATACCGCTGATGCTGAAGTACTCGACGGGACGCGGCAAACCCGGCTGGGGCAGAGAGTCAACGCGTCCGCCGTGGTGGCCCAAGGAGTTGCCGTGGGCGAATGTCCGCATGGATGCCCGCTCCGAGGACGACAAGCAGAAG ATCAGCTGGACGCATGCGCTGCGCAAGATTGTCATCAATTGCTACAAATACCATGGACGCGAGGATCTCTTGCCCACATTCGCCGACGACGAGGATAAGGTCAACGCTCTGATATCGCAGTCGGgcgacgaggacgaggacatGGAGCAGCTATCGAATACGCCCACCATACAGACCGTGCAAACCGTGACGCCGGCGGTGAGCACCAACAGTCAG CCACAGCAGGTGAATGTGGTCAAGATCAACAGCGCCGGCACAGTGATCACCACGCACACGGCCCAAACGAATACGCCGGCACCGACAATAATCCAGAGCACGAACAATCAGCATGTGACCACAACGGCAACGCTGCCGGCCTCGACGAAAATCGAAATATGCCAGGCgccagcacagcagcaacatcaacagcagcagcagcaacatcatcagcaacaacagcaacagcatcatcatcatcatggcaGCAATACGGTGCACATACAGGCAGTGACACAGGGGCAACCACAGACGATACAGCTGACAACGGCGAGTGGaacggcaacggcgacggcggtgccgacgacagcagcagctgtaagtgcatcagcggcagcggctgccgtcgctcaacagcagcaacagcagcagcaacaacaacaacagcagcaacaacaacaacaatcgaatGCTGCCCAAACAGTCACCGCCCAACAGATTGCCAATGCCCAAGTTTGCATCGAGCCCATTACGCTCAGCGACGTTGAT TATACGACACAGACCGTGCTGTCGCAGAATGCTGATGGCACCGTTTCCCTCATCCAGGTGGATCCCAATAATCCCATCATTACGCTGCCCGACGGCACCACCGCCCAAGTGCAGGGCGTGGCAACG CTACATCAAGGCGAAGGCGGCGCCACAATTCAAACGGTGCAGAGTCTGACCGATGTGAATGGGCATGAGAATATGGTTGATCTGACCGAGGCGCAAGATGGACAGATCTTTATTACCACCGAGGATGGCCAGG GATATCCGGTGTCCGTGAGCAATGTCATTTCGGTGCCCGTTTCGATGTATCAATCGGTGATGGCGAACATGCAGCACATTCAGAACAGCGATGGCAGCACCGTCTGTCTGGCGCCCATGCAG GTGGAGAATGGCGATCAGCTGGAGACGATCACAGTGTCGCCGGGCATGCATCAGATGATGATCCAGGGTGGACCTGGCCAGGAGCCGCAGCTGGTGCAGGTCGTCAGTCTGAAGGATGCGACGCTGCTGAGCAAGGCCATGGAGGCGATCAACTCCGGCAATGTGAAGGCCGAGGATACAATAATAATGGAGCAATAG
- the LOC117572291 gene encoding ATP-binding cassette sub-family F member 1 encodes MSKAKGKKKERFDDDDELQLDAEKVNVSDKKKQQQATASKKQQQGKKGKRGGGNNDSSDNESLTSSKVADDFDGKAKPKKAAANKKGNKKGKRNNDDWSDDEDQQQQKKPVADESDEEETPKSVPKKQQQQGKKSKKNNKKKQDEGFSDDDDDDDNNKQLDDDEELDEPVVAKPASKKSKKKQQQQKNKFALSDDEEEDDAAEEEEEEEEQPKPAAKKSKQKQQKQQKNKYELSDNEEPEEAEVEAEEEPTSAQEEQPVETKPEPKLEEQLEELQLKDEPEAEAEQEPEPKSEESVEAKEKKLTHKEKKKQKKQLEYERQMDLMTKKGGAGHSDLDSNFTMSQVQKSAGQQAALEHAVDIKIENFTISAKGNDLFVNANLLIAHGRRYGLVGPNGHGKTTLLRHIATRAFAIPPNIDVLLCEQEVVATDKTAIDTILDADVKRTELLKKSEELEKQFAGGDLTVQEELNDTFAELKAIGAYSAEARARRILAGLGFSKEMQDRPTNKFSGGWRMRVSLARALYLEPTLLMLDEPTNHLDLNAVIWLDNYLQGWKKTLLIVSHDQSFLDNVCNEIIHLDQKKLQYYKGNYSMFKKMFVQKRREMIKEYEKQEKRLRELKAHGQSKKAAEKKQKESLTRKQEKNKSKQQKQDEDEGPQELLARPKEYIVKFRFPEPSQLQPPILGVHNITFAFDGQKPLFIKADFGIDLTSRVAIVGPNGVGKSTFLKLLLGELEPQQGEQRKNHRLHVGRFDQHSGEHLTAEESAAEYLQRLFNLPHEKARKALGSFGLVSHAHTIKMKDLSGGQKARVALAELCLSAPDVLILDEPTNNLDIESIDALAEAINEYEGGVIIVSHDERLIRETGCTLYVIEDQTINEIDGEFDDYRKEVLDSLGEVVNNPSVVANAAVLQ; translated from the exons ATGTCGAAAGCGAAAGGCAAAAAGAAGGAACGCtttgatgacgacgacgaacTGCAATTGGATGCGGAGAAAGTGAATGTCAGcgacaagaagaagcagcagcaagcaacggcgtccaagaagcagcagcaaggcAAAAAGGGAAAGCGTGGCGGTGGCAACAACGACTCCAGCGACAATGAATCTTTGACCAGCAGCAAAGTGGCCGATGACTTCGACGGCAAAGCGAAGCCAAAGAAGGCGGCTGCCAATAAAAAGGGTAACAAGAAAGGTAAGCGCAACAATGATGATTGGAGCGATGACGAagatcagcaacagcaaaagaagcCCGTGGCCGATGAATCCGATGAAGAGGAGACGCCAAAGAGTGTGCCcaagaaacagcagcagcagggcaAGAAGAGTAAAAAGAACAATAAGAAGAAGCAGGACGAAGGTTTcagtgatgatgatgatgacgacgacaacaacaaacagctggACGATGATGAGGAGCTGGATGAGCCGGTGGTTGCCAAGCCGGCATCGAAAAAGTCcaaaaagaagcagcagcaacagaagaatAAGTTTGCCTTAAGCGACGACGAAGAGGAAGACGATGCAgcagaggaggaggaagaggaagaggagcaGCCCAAGCCGGCAGCAAAGAAATccaagcagaagcaacagaagcagcagaagaacaAATACGAATTGAGCGACAACGAGGAACCAGAGGAAGCAGAGGTGGAAGCGGAAGAGGAACCGACATCGGCGCAAGAGGAGCAGCCAGTGGAAACGAAACCAGAGCCAAAGCTGGAGGAGCAGTTGGAAGAGCTGCAGCTTAAGGACGAGCCGGAAGCAGAGGCGGAACAGGAGCCGGAGCCCAAGTCGGAGGAATCTGTCGAAGCCAAGGAAAAGAAGTTGACGCacaaggagaagaagaagcaaaagaaacaactCGAATACGAGCGTCAAATGGATCTGATGACCAAAAAAGGCGGCGCTGGTCACTCGGATCTCGATAGCAATTTCACCATGTCGCAGGTGCAAAAGAGTGCCGGACAACAGGCAGCTCTGGAGCATGCGGTGGACATTAAGATCGAGAACTTCACCATATCCGCCAAGG GCAACGATCTCTTCGTGAATGCCAATCTGCTGATCGCGCATGGACGTCGCTATGGCCTTGTTGGCCCCAATGGACACGGCAAAACGACGCTGTTGCGCCACATTGCCACACGTGCCTTCGCCATACCGCCCAACATCGATGTGCTGTTGTGTGAACAGGAAGTGGTAGCCACCGACAAGACGGCCATCGATACCATCTTGGATGCAGATGTTAAACGCACCGAGTTGCTCAAAAAGAGCGAAGAGCTGGAGAAACAATTCGCTGGCGGCGATCTGACGGTGCAAGAGGAACTCAACGACACCTTTGCCGAACTAAAAGCCATAGGTGCGTATTCGGCAGAGGCGCGTGCTCGCCGCATCTTAGCCGGTCTTGGGTTCAGCAAAGAGATGCAGGATCGTCCCACGAACAAGTTCTCCGGTGGCTGGCGTATGCGTGTCTCTTTGGCCCGTGCTCTCTACTTGGAGCCGACGCTGTTGATGCTTGACGAGCCGACAAATCACTTGGATTTGAATGCGGTCATTTGGCTGGACAACTATTTGCAGGGCTGGAAGAAAACGTTGCTCATCGTGTCTCACGACCAGAGTTTCCTCGACAATGTGTGCAACGAGATCATCCATTTGGACCAGAAGAAACTGCAATACTACAAGGGCAACTACTCCATGTTCAAGAAGATGTTTGTGCAGAAGCGTCGCGAGATGATCAAGGAATACGAGAAGCAGGAGAAGCGTCTGCGCGAACTTAAGGCCCACGGCCAGTCGAAGAAGGCGGCGGAGAAGAAGCAAAAGGAGTCGCTCACACGCAAACAGGAGAAGAACAAGTcgaagcaacagaagcaggacgaggacgagggaCCACAGGAATTGTTGGCCCGCCCCAAAGAGTATATTGTGAAGTTCCGTTTCCCGGAGCCATCGCAGCTGCAGCCCCCAATTCTGGGTGTGCACAACATCACGTTCGCCTTCGATGGCCAGAAACCGTTGTTCATCAAAGCGGACTTTGGCATTGATCTGACCAGTCGTGTGGCCATCGTGGGTCCCAATGGTGTGGGCAAGTCGACGTTCCtcaagctgctgctgggcgAACTGGAGCCGCAACAGGGTGAACAGCGCAAGAATCATCGCTTGCATGTGGGACGCTTCGATCAGCATTCGGGCGAGCATCTGACAGCAGAGGAATCGGCGGCTGAGTATTTGCAGCGTTTGTTCAATTTGCCGCACGAGAAAGCGCGCAAGGCGTTGGGCTCGTTTGGTCTTGTCAGTCATGCGCACACCATCAAGATGAAGGATCTATCCGGTGGCCAAAAGGCGCGTGTGGCGCTTGCCGAGCTGTGCTTGAGTGCACCCGATGTTTTGATATTGGATGAGCCGACGAATAATCTGGATATTGAGTCAATTGATGCACTCGCCGAGGCGATCAATGAGTATGAGGGCGGCGTCATCATTGTGTCCCACGACGAGCGTTTGATACGTGAAACCGGCTGCACATTGTATGTGATTGAGGATCAGACCATCAACGAGATCGATGGCGAGTTCGATGACTATCGCAAGGAGGTGCTCGACTCGCTCGGCGAGGTGGTCAACAATCCCAGTGTGGTGGCCAATGCCGCTGTGCTGCAGTAG
- the LOC117572301 gene encoding DNA-binding protein Ewg isoform X1: MLDDDIQSLATDDDDDELISSDGSLYDGDLNTIAVNDDVANQLAAAGPVGVAAAAAIASSKKRKRPHCFETNPSVRKRQQNRLLRKLRGIIYEFTGRVGKQAVVLVATPGKPNTSYKVFGAKPLEDVLRNLKNIVMDELDNALAQQAPPPPQEDPSLFELPGLVIDGIPTPVEKMTQAQLRAFIPLMLKYSTGRGKPGWGRESTRPPWWPKELPWANVRMDARSEDDKQKISWTHALRKIVINCYKYHGREDLLPTFADDEDKVNALISQSGDEDEDMEQLSNTPTIQTVQTVTPAVSTNSQPQQVNVVKINSAGTVITTHTAQTNTPAPTIIQSTNNQHVTTTATLPASTKIEICQAPAQQQHQQQQQQHHQQQQQQHHHHHGSNTVHIQAVTQGQPQTIQLTTASGTATATAVPTTAAAVSASAAAAAVAQQQQQQQQQQQQQQQQQQSNAAQTVTAQQIANAQVCIEPITLSDVDYTTQTVLSQNADGTVSLIQVDPNNPIITLPDGTTAQVQGVATLHQGEGGATIQTVQSLTDVNGHENMVDLTEAQDGQIFITTEDGQGYPVSVSNVISVPVSMYQSVMANMQHIQNSDGSTVCLAPMQVDNNSSNNNNHNTRNNSGNHSNNHNNNNCSSSNSSSNNAASLLGISVLNASGMLNRRTASAATTVASAAAATAQPAAAAAITLQAPPMTHLFWAASGSGNSSSSSNTFNNNNNSMLTNNNINNNNNNNTIKRLLPVVAATPPTTPTTTTRRRAAVAQKRRKQPSSSKLSPCGKSSSDVAAAAAAASPASIRCVDSASLTTSSAQAQLPAKTIKVEHLE; encoded by the exons ATGCTCGACGATGACATCCAGAGTCTGGCAaccgatgacgatgacgacgagcTGATCAGCAGCGATGGCAGCTTATACGATGGCGATCTCAATACCATTGCGGTCAACGATGATGTGGCCAATCAACTAGCCGCTGCTGGTCCGGTGGGCGTGGCCGCCGCTGCAGCCATTGCGAGCTCGAAAAAGCGCAAGCGTCCGCATTGCTTCGAAACGAATCCATCGGTGCGCAAGCGTCAACAGAATCGCCTGCTACGCAAGCTGCGCGGCATCATCTACGAGTTCACCGGTCGTGTGGGCAAACAGGCTGTTGTGCTGGTGGCGACGCCGGGCAAACCGAATACGAGCTACAAGGTGTTCGGTGCTAAGCCGCTGGAGGATGTGCTGCGCAATCTGAAGAACATTGTGATGGACGAACTGGACAATGCGTTGGCCCAACAGGCGCCGCCGCCACCCCAAGAGGATCCGTCGCTGTTCGAGCTGCCTGGCCTGGTGATCGATGGCATTCCCACGCCGGTCGAGAAGATGACGCAGGCGCAACTGCGCGCCTTCATACCGCTGATGCTGAAGTACTCGACGGGACGCGGCAAACCCGGCTGGGGCAGAGAGTCAACGCGTCCGCCGTGGTGGCCCAAGGAGTTGCCGTGGGCGAATGTCCGCATGGATGCCCGCTCCGAGGACGACAAGCAGAAG ATCAGCTGGACGCATGCGCTGCGCAAGATTGTCATCAATTGCTACAAATACCATGGACGCGAGGATCTCTTGCCCACATTCGCCGACGACGAGGATAAGGTCAACGCTCTGATATCGCAGTCGGgcgacgaggacgaggacatGGAGCAGCTATCGAATACGCCCACCATACAGACCGTGCAAACCGTGACGCCGGCGGTGAGCACCAACAGTCAG CCACAGCAGGTGAATGTGGTCAAGATCAACAGCGCCGGCACAGTGATCACCACGCACACGGCCCAAACGAATACGCCGGCACCGACAATAATCCAGAGCACGAACAATCAGCATGTGACCACAACGGCAACGCTGCCGGCCTCGACGAAAATCGAAATATGCCAGGCgccagcacagcagcaacatcaacagcagcagcagcaacatcatcagcaacaacagcaacagcatcatcatcatcatggcaGCAATACGGTGCACATACAGGCAGTGACACAGGGGCAACCACAGACGATACAGCTGACAACGGCGAGTGGaacggcaacggcgacggcggtgccgacgacagcagcagctgtaagtgcatcagcggcagcggctgccgtcgctcaacagcagcaacagcagcagcaacaacaacaacagcagcaacaacaacaacaatcgaatGCTGCCCAAACAGTCACCGCCCAACAGATTGCCAATGCCCAAGTTTGCATCGAGCCCATTACGCTCAGCGACGTTGAT TATACGACACAGACCGTGCTGTCGCAGAATGCTGATGGCACCGTTTCCCTCATCCAGGTGGATCCCAATAATCCCATCATTACGCTGCCCGACGGCACCACCGCCCAAGTGCAGGGCGTGGCAACG CTACATCAAGGCGAAGGCGGCGCCACAATTCAAACGGTGCAGAGTCTGACCGATGTGAATGGGCATGAGAATATGGTTGATCTGACCGAGGCGCAAGATGGACAGATCTTTATTACCACCGAGGATGGCCAGG GATATCCGGTGTCCGTGAGCAATGTCATTTCGGTGCCCGTTTCGATGTATCAATCGGTGATGGCGAACATGCAGCACATTCAGAACAGCGATGGCAGCACCGTCTGTCTGGCGCCCATGCAGGTagataacaacagcagcaacaacaacaaccacaacacacgcaacaacagcggcaaccacagcaacaaccacaacaacaacaattgtagcAGTAGCAATAGTAGTAGTAATAATGCAGCCTCGTTGCTTGGCATTTCGGTGCTCAATGCCAGCGGAATGTTGAATCGTCGCACTGCgtcggcagcaacaactgttgcaagtgctgcagctgcaacagcgcagccggcagctgctgctgcgataaCGCTGCAAGCGCCGCCAATGACGCATCTCTTTTGGGCCgccagtggcagtggcaacagcagcagcagcagcaacacgtttaacaacaataacaatagcatgctcactaacaacaacatcaacaacaataacaataacaacactaTCAAGCGCTTGTTGCCAGTTGTGGCTGCAACACCGCCAACAACACCGACGACGACAACGCGTCGTCGCGCGGCTGTAGCGCAAAAGCGTCgcaagcagccaagcagcagcaagttgTCGCCATGCGGCAAGAGCAGCAGCgatgttgctgcagctgccgcagccgCATCGCCGGCATCCATACGCTGTGTGGACAGCGCGAGTCTGACGACGAGCAGCGCGCAGGCGCAACTGCCGGCAAAAACCATTAAAGTGGAACACTTGGAGTAG